Within Leptospira dzoumogneensis, the genomic segment CAACTTGCTTACTTGGTCAGCGACAGTGCCGAAAAACAACCGGAAGCACTTCCTTGTTACGCTTCTTTTCCGGAAGCGGAATCATTGGACCTGAGCAGGATCTATCTAGAACTCCTGGATTATTCCGTTTCTTCTCTCTTAAGTTATCTGGACCGAAAACAAGAAACAAGCAAAACACTTCTTTGGGAAAATCTGGAATCGGATCTGGAATGGGGGGCCAGGAAAGAAGCTCCATTCCCTCAGTTATTTTTGTATTTAAGACAGGCATTCCATAATGAACATTTCCGAATTCCGGCAAACGGAGAGTTTATTAAGGATTTCTTATTCGAATTAGAAGATGATCTTCATAAAAAGGGAAGAGTAATAGACGTTCCTGGATACGGACTATTCGCGATCAAAAATTCGAAAGAAGCCGTCCAGATCATGGATCATGTGGACGATTTTATCCAATCCAAAGGAACAAAACAATTACGCCACGTTCTGATGGACGAATTCCAAAAGATCGCTATGGAAGAAAAATTATATTATTCTAATACTTCCAATCCTGAAACCACAAAGTTCAAAACGGAAAGAGCGGAAGCTTTTGCAAGAGCCCTACCCGGCACTCCAAGCCCTGGAACTCCGGGAATGTTGAGTGTGGTTTTAATTCGCAGTCTTTCCGAACTTGCGGAAAAAGAACTTCATAAACAATCTGCGGAAAGAGATCGGAACAGATTCCACGATATAAAAAAGAATCTTCTCTCCGAATCAGGTTCTTGGGAAAAGAAAGTTCTTTTGGTTCCTGATAAAGAATTCAAATCTTATCCGGAAGAATTAAAAAGAATGCTGATAGATGATCTGGAGATCGGTTATTCCACTTGGGAGACCAAGACCACCACTATCCATGCATTCTTTCACAAAAATGCAAATAGTGTCAGACAGATCATTCTAAGTTTGGGAGCGGCCACAAGCGTAGAAACTTGGAAAATCCTATGTATCAGACAACTTGTGGAATCCAACGAACCTCAGATCAAATCTATATTCCGAGAACCCGATCTGGTCAAAGCTTACGGAAAAGTATTAAGAAAAGGTTATTTAGATTATTTCCCCTGGTATTATACCATTCTGGACTTGATCGGGATAGGAAGAATATTCCAAGATATGTTCTTTGCACAAGCAAAAGAAAAGATCAAAGGACAACAAAACTATCTCAAGGCCAGGAACCACGAAACTTCTAAAAAAGAAGAGCAGGCAAAAATACAAGAAAAGATCAAAGAAGAAGAAAAGATCCGTTCCGCAGAGCAGAAGTCCAAAATTTCTTTCGCAATGGATGAATTCTACTTTAGGCGCAGCGTTCCGCCTACTGCATCCGAGATACAAGGAGAAGTAGCGGAATTTTCCGCAGATCAATATTATCAAATCCTGGATCGGGAAAAATTCGTTTTTATTCCTTGGGAAAAGGGAAAGGAAAGAATGGACCAGATCCTTTGTTATCCTGCAAACGAATCCTTTAGGAATAAGGCCAGAGAATTACATCGTATTCTTTCCGAAAAAATGGAAGTTCTGCAAAACAAAGTCAGGACAGCCGAGGAAGAGGATAGCAGAGCCAGGATATCAAAAGTAATCAAACATGTGGATGAATGGTTTACTTCCCACAAATCCGGATCCGATAAGGCAACTCCTCAAAAGGGAAAAACGGAATCCGACGATCCATATGAATCTTTCCGAAAGGAAATTGATAAAGTAAGGAAAGTGGATAAATCCTAAAAAAATTTATTTTTTCCTTAAAAAGTGAGCAAAAACTCGTAATTTGGTTTGTGATCTCAAAGAAGAAATCACCCGACCCGGAACTATGAATTCGAACCCAAAGATCCTTTTCAGACTTATCCCGATCGTTTCGCTATTCTCCTTATTCTCTTTTTGCAATCAGGCAAACCCGATCAATTTGGACGGCAGCAGCAGTGCTGCCGGTGTTCTTTTAAACGTTGTTTTACCGAATATCATCGGTGCAGAGGTAATTCCGGAAGGTCTTCCACAACTTTCTTCTAATACAATGTACGATGCCGGGAATACCTATATAGATCTTACATTTTCAGAACAAAACCCCGTAGATGAAAACTTTACTATGCAAATCGAAAGTTACACTACGGTGTCCTCTCCCAGCTTTGTAGGCTATAATACATTTACTCTTACTGCAAACACAGGAACTCATTCTATCGGGTTCGCGTTAAATGCGGATGATGATAACTGTTTAGATCGTGCAGGAGACAAGTTCAGTTTCAGAATTACGAAAGATTCAACGGGAGATACTTTCGTATATGATGTAACCGTAAAGGACGGAGATTATTGTATTTTCGAATCTTCTGCCAAGACCCTGGCTCAGTTGGGCGGACTAAGCGCAATGGACAATCATTGTAAAAACTTAGCGGGTGTAAAAGGTCTTCCGAGAAACGCAGCTCACTATAAAGCGATGGTCGGCGCTCTTTCCACTGCCTATGGAGATAGGGATCCGGGGGGATCTTTGTCTTCTACATCCTTCTTCCGAGCTAATAAAAGATACGTTCGTAAACAAGGGAATGGAACCTGGGTAAAAGTTTTTTCCATTGGCGGGATCTGGCCTCCAAGTTCCGACTTTGATAATCCTTTGATCGATTCGGGACAATATTGGACAGGAATGCATTCAGGCTGGGGAAGATTCGATAGTAATACCTGTCTCAACGGCTCCGAAAGCTGGACAAATTCCAGCAGTTCCGCCAGCGGAACCTTAGGAACCTCAAGTGTAGTTACCGGAGACGCGGCCTATATGACAGTTTCTAGTTGTGATTCTTCTCAGGCCCTTCCGTTTATTTGCGTTTATTCTCCAAATTAAACCAAAAAATCGTTCAATTTTTTTCCTGCCTGACTGTTTTCATACTTTAAGGGGTATTTTCCTCTTAGAGATCGGGCGGGTGCGAATATGAAAGGATCTAGATCATTAAGGACAGCTTTCATTCTATTATGTCTTACTTTATGGGTTTCCAAGTGTAATAACGCGGAATCCACTGCTCTGGATGGGAGTAAGCCAAACCTAGCGGGTGCTATCACTATAGACCCTTCTATATTCTGGAATTTGTTCGTTACTCTTCCCCCGTATCCGATAGAGCCTCTATTGAACGAGGGAGAAGCTACCCTTACCGTAGATGAAAACGATGCAGCGGATATTATGTTCGCAATCCAGAACCCTCCTTCCGACGGAAGCTCTATTGAGTTCAGATTTTATAGAAATGATAATCTCACCTTTGTAACGGATTATAATCCGGACCAAGGAGGTTATCAGCAATATCTTACCTTGGCTTTCGCGCCGAATGCTCAAAACGCCAACTTCGATTATAAAAACGGATTCCAAATCAATTCCCTGGCGGATGATAACTGTTTGAATAACTATTACGACCTTGTCGCAGTAGATGTATCTTCCGGGATCTCTCAGAAATTTAAAGTTAAAGTGAATGATAGCGATAAATGTATTTTCGTAGCTACGAATAACGGAGCAGGTTACGCGGGAAACTTTGCTAAAAAGGGAATTGATAATTCGACTTTTGGAGGCCCGAGAGAAGTTGCGGATGATATTTGTAACTCTAATATTCCAAGTAATGCCAACCCGGACGTAGGTTATAAGGCTATGCTTGTAGTAAGCTACAGCCCTAGTAATAATCTCAGAAGTACTTCCACCGATTGGGTATTCAGTTCTTATAGAAGATATTTCAGCCAAGGCGGCAATAAATTAGCATATAGTTTTAGTACCGCTACTACGATCGGATTTGCAAATGCAGATCAGTGGGCTAATTCTCTCGGAACTTCCGGTAGAATATGGACAGGCTTCAGTTCTATAGATTGGACAACCGGCTCTTCTCCTACAACAACTCAATGCGGAGGATTGGCACCTTCAGGAGCGCCTTATTCTGCTTGGTATTCTTCCACAGCAACTGGAACCCAGGGACTTCTTACCGCGGTAAATGGAAATTCTATTGCAGAAATGACCAATACGGATCCTGCCGTGGTGATCCCAACCTTATGTTCTCAAAAGCGCAATATTGTTTGCGTTGGACAATAGCATTCTTCATTAAACGAATAATGCCAATAGGATAAAAAACCCCTCCAACCGAGGGGTTTTTTATTTTCGAACAAGCCTGCGATTTATATCTTATTCCGATAAATTTTAGTAAAAAAATTATTCCCTCGAAAAAAAAGCTCAAAGAGTTTAAGCCGGATTGTTGCCATTGTTATGGGGGAAACTATCCGAATTTCCCCTTCTTCGCAATGGAGAATACAAATGAAAAGATTCCTGAATTCAAACAAGACCGTAAACGGATTTTACCTATTAATTCACGGATGTTTTCTGCTCTCCTTCTTATTACTACAAGGTTGTAATAGTGCTAAGGCAATCAGCATAGATGCAAGTTCCTCTGCCTTAGGCGTCCTACTCTCGGACGGTGACTTCGGTATATTCGGTAATCTTGGGAATGCCGGTGGAACTTCTCCTGCCGCTACTTATCCGGTAAACATCTCTCTGAGCGGTTACGTAAATGTTACCTCTAATGATCTTAATCTTACCTTATCGAATTCAACTGATAGTACAACCCAGACCTTAGCATTGACAGCAAACGGTTCTTATTCTTTCTCCACGGAACTTAATATCGGAGATTCTTATTCGATCACATTAGGTTCCTATACCCAAGGACAGACTTGTAGTATCAGTACAAATGCGAGCGGCACAGCGGGTACTACTGGAAGCGCCACAATAGTATGCGAAAGGCAGTTGGCAATCGCTGCAGGTTGGGAAAATAACGCAACCGTTCCCGTTTTAAGATTATTCGGAGTAGATCACTCTTCCTCTCCTTATTCGGTAACTAAAAATCTTTCAGTTACGATTGGTGGATCACCTAGCTCGGTGGATCCTGAATTAGTTTGGAACGGGACCAACTATTTACTCATATGGAAGTCTGCCAATACCACTATCAAAGGACAATTTTACGATATAAGTCTTACTGCGGTAGGATCAACGTTTACGATTTATAACGGAGCAAGCGTAACTATAGGAAAAGTTTCCGCTGCTTATAATCCGAGCGGAGAATTTGCCGTCGTTTGGACGGAAGCAGCTTCCATTAGAGCCGCAAAATACCAAAGGATCAATTCTTCTACAGGTGCTTTGATCGGAACTGCGACTACTCTTGCTTCTTCGACTAGTAATAACTATTCTAATGCGGATATAGTTTGGGATGGCAGCATTTACTATACTACTTTTAAACAAAGTACAAGTGGTAGTGCAAATTCTTTACTCA encodes:
- a CDS encoding DUF1554 domain-containing protein, translated to MKGSRSLRTAFILLCLTLWVSKCNNAESTALDGSKPNLAGAITIDPSIFWNLFVTLPPYPIEPLLNEGEATLTVDENDAADIMFAIQNPPSDGSSIEFRFYRNDNLTFVTDYNPDQGGYQQYLTLAFAPNAQNANFDYKNGFQINSLADDNCLNNYYDLVAVDVSSGISQKFKVKVNDSDKCIFVATNNGAGYAGNFAKKGIDNSTFGGPREVADDICNSNIPSNANPDVGYKAMLVVSYSPSNNLRSTSTDWVFSSYRRYFSQGGNKLAYSFSTATTIGFANADQWANSLGTSGRIWTGFSSIDWTTGSSPTTTQCGGLAPSGAPYSAWYSSTATGTQGLLTAVNGNSIAEMTNTDPAVVIPTLCSQKRNIVCVGQ
- a CDS encoding DUF1554 domain-containing protein; this encodes MNSNPKILFRLIPIVSLFSLFSFCNQANPINLDGSSSAAGVLLNVVLPNIIGAEVIPEGLPQLSSNTMYDAGNTYIDLTFSEQNPVDENFTMQIESYTTVSSPSFVGYNTFTLTANTGTHSIGFALNADDDNCLDRAGDKFSFRITKDSTGDTFVYDVTVKDGDYCIFESSAKTLAQLGGLSAMDNHCKNLAGVKGLPRNAAHYKAMVGALSTAYGDRDPGGSLSSTSFFRANKRYVRKQGNGTWVKVFSIGGIWPPSSDFDNPLIDSGQYWTGMHSGWGRFDSNTCLNGSESWTNSSSSASGTLGTSSVVTGDAAYMTVSSCDSSQALPFICVYSPN